In Paroedura picta isolate Pp20150507F chromosome 6, Ppicta_v3.0, whole genome shotgun sequence, one genomic interval encodes:
- the CHST7 gene encoding carbohydrate sulfotransferase 7, producing MKSRRRWRWRWRWQHRRFALGLALYTLLLLLLVSYMLDYGARRGRAGEEEPPPPRRCPSLQEALGPWGWAEAEAEAPPPPPLRAASQGSAGNRTGSEAAAAAPGSRAGGKRHIYLHATWRTGSSFLGELFNQHPDVFYLYEPMWHLWQALYPGDALSLQGALRDMVRSLFRCDFSVLRLYAAPPAPRDPLAPFAFPAGSKGSNLSTASIFGWRTNKVICSPPLCPAAPRPRAEVGLVDGATCERSCPPRALRDLEAECRKYPVVVIKDVRLLELGALLPLLRDPDLDLRVIQLFRDPRAVHNSRLKAKQALLRESIQVLRSRHRAEPRALPRRQLLPPPVAAAALPGGGGGGMRAHQQHRAEFFLGGALEVICQAWLRDLLFVRRAPAWLRACYTQLRYEDLVLEPRAQLRRLLRFANLTAPPALESFVVNMTRGAAYSSERPFLISARDAREAIHAWRERLSREQVRQVEDACGEAMALLSYPLSGAEGAQLQEGAPPPPHPG from the exons ATGAAGAGCCGGCGGCGCTGGAGGTGGAGGTGGCGCTGGCAGCACCGGCGCTTCGCCCTGGGCTTGGCGCTCTAcacgctgctgctcctgctgctcgtCTCCTACATGCTGGACTACGGCGCCAGGAGGGGGCGCGCgggcgaggaggagccgccgccgccccgccgtTGCCCCAGCCTGCAGGAGGCGCTAGGCCCGTGGGGCTGggcggaggcggaggcagaggcgccgccgccgccgccgctacgAGCAGCCTCGCAGGGGTCGGCTGGGAACCGGACGGGGAgcgaggccgccgccgccgccccgggcAGCAGGGCGGGCGGGAAGCGGCACATATACTTGCACGCCACTTGGCGCACGGGCTCGTCTTTCCTGGGCGAGCTCTTCAACCAGCACCCGGACGTCTTCTACCTGTACGAGCCCATGTGGCACCTGTGGCAGGCGCTGTACCCGGGCGACGCGCTCAGCCTGCAGGGCGCCCTGCGGGACATGGTGCGCTCGCTCTTCCGCTGCGACTTCTCCGTGCTCCGCCTTTACGCGGCGCCGCCGGCCCCCCGCGACCCCCTCGCGCCCTTCGCGTTCCCGGCGGGGAGCAAGGGCAGCAACCTGAGCACGGCCAGCATCTTCGGCTGGCGGACCAACAAGGTGATCTGCTCGCCGCCGCTGTGCCCCGCCGCGCCCCGGCCCAGGGCTGAGGTGGGCCTCGTCGACGGCGCCACCTGCGAGCGGAGCTGCCCGCCCAGGGCGCTGCGGGACCTGGAGGCCGAGTGCCGCAAGTACCCGGTGGTGGTGATCAAGGACGTGCGGCTGCTGGAGCTGGGCGCGCTGCTGCCTCTGCTGCGCGACCCGGACCTCGACTTGCGCGTCATCCAGCTCTTCCGCGACCCCCGCGCCGTCCACAATTCCCGCCTCAAGGCGAAGCAGGCGCTGCTGCGGGAGAGCATCCAGGTGCTGCGGAGCAGGCACCGCGCCGAGCCCCGGGCGCTCCCCCGACGGCAGCTCCTGCCGCCCCCTGTCGCCGCGGCCGCTCTgcccgggggcggcggcggcggcatgcGGGCGCACCAGCAACATCGAGCCGAGTTCTTTCTGGGCGGCGCCCTCGAGGTGATCTGCCAGGCCTGGCTGCGCGACCTGCTCTTCGTCCGCCGCGCCCCGGCCTGGCTTCGCGCCTGCTACACGCAGCTGCGCTACGAGGACCTGGTGTTGGAGCCGCGCGCCCAGTTGCGGCGCCTGTTGCGCTTTGCCAACCTCACGGCGCCGCCCGCGCTGGAGAGCTTCGTGGTCAACATGACCCGCGGCGCCGCCTACTCCTCCGAGCGGCCCTTCCTCATCTCCGCTCGCGACGCGCGAGAAGCCATCCACGCCTGGCGGGAACGCCTGAGCCGCGAACAGGTCCGCCAGGTGGAGGACGCCTGCGGCGAGGCCATGGCCCTCCTCTCGTACCCGCTCAGCGGCGCGGAAGGCGCTCAGCTGCAAGAGGGCGCTCCTCCTCCGCCTCACCCAG GCTAA